The Acidithiobacillus thiooxidans ATCC 19377 DNA window TGAAAAACGATCAGTTTTCATCAGGAGGAATTTGCATGGCTACTTGCTCTATTGCTTTCCATAAAATGGAAAAATGGTACGAAAGTATTGTGCACTGGTTGCATTATCTCGCACCCGTGGCAGATCTGGCGGCACGACTTTGGGTGGCGCGGATATTCTGGATGGCAGGCATGGTCAAACTGCAAAGCATGACAGCTACTGTCGCCCTATTCAGATATATGTATCACGTGCCATTGCTTCCTCCCGTGTGGGCAGCCTATCTGGGTACGGGCATTGAAATCTTTTTTCCCATACTGTTGGCGTTGGGTCTGGCGGGTCGTTTTGCTGCCGGTTTTTTATTCATCTACAACATCATTACGGTGCTTTCTTATCCGCAAATGGGTGCTGCCGGAATGATGGATCAGGTGCCTTGGGGCATTTTCCTGCTTTTTACGACGGTTTATGGTCCTGGCCTCTTTTCTTTGGATTATGGTTTGAGTCATATCTGGAAACGTACGCCACCTGCCGTCCATAAAGCTGTCTGATCAAGCATTGTCTCGCACCATTGGGGTGTAAGACATATTTCCCTTTGGGGAAAACCACATGGTTGTTATGAAAAAGGAGTTAATCATGAGTAAGGAAATGATAAATCGCAAACATACTTTCCAGCGCGCACTATTTGCTGGGGCTGTCGCTATGGCTGGAGTGGGTTTTGCCGGGACTGCGATGGCCGGAATGATGCCACAGGGCTATGTCAAGTGTTACGGCATTGCCCGTGCGCATCAAAACCAGTGCATGTCCATAGGTGGTGTTACGCGTGGTTCCGCAAAAACCAATGGTAATCCGGATGCCTGGCTGGCCGTACCCAAAGGGGTTTGCCTGAAAATCGTGGGTAGCAGCCTGACCCCCGGAAAGACCCCCGCTAAGAAATAACTAGGGGTGCCGAGGTCTTTCTGGCCTCGGCATATATGCAGAATGCTGAAAAAACCATTTTTGAGCATTTTGGTAGCCAGGAGAACAAGTTCATGATCCAGGACACTACGGCAAATCACACGAGCAGCTTATCCAATGGAGAGATTCCTGTAGATGCAGGAATTGGTCTACGTGCCTGCCATTATCCCGATTTCCAAAGCGGCAAACCGCCAACAGCCTGGGTCGAGGCACATAGTGAAAATCTGTTTGCTGCGGGAGGCTTGCCCCATCGGGTGATGCAGCAGGTGCGCCGTCATTATCCCTTGAGCCTTCATGGCGTCGGCCTGTCTTTGGGGAGTATGGACCCTTTGAATAAGGAACATCTCCAACAACTGCAGCAAGTGATCAGCCGTTATGAACCGGGACTGGTTTCCGAACATCTCTGCTGGGTGGCATCGGAGGGGCGTTATCTTCACGATTTATTACCCATACCTTATACCGAAGATA harbors:
- a CDS encoding DoxX family protein, translated to MATCSIAFHKMEKWYESIVHWLHYLAPVADLAARLWVARIFWMAGMVKLQSMTATVALFRYMYHVPLLPPVWAAYLGTGIEIFFPILLALGLAGRFAAGFLFIYNIITVLSYPQMGAAGMMDQVPWGIFLLFTTVYGPGLFSLDYGLSHIWKRTPPAVHKAV
- a CDS encoding DUF2282 domain-containing protein, translating into MSIGGVTRGSAKTNGNPDAWLAVPKGVCLKIVGSSLTPGKTPAKK